In the Chiloscyllium plagiosum isolate BGI_BamShark_2017 unplaced genomic scaffold, ASM401019v2 scaf_11710, whole genome shotgun sequence genome, one interval contains:
- the LOC122547487 gene encoding ferritin, middle subunit-like has translation MVKVSYFDRDDVALHHFSQFFKAQSQEKQEHAEKLLKFQNQRGGRVLLQDVKKPERDEWGNGLQAMQVALDLEKNVNQSLLDLHQLAAAQTDPHLCDFLETHYLDEEVEIIKRLGDYITNLKRLGAPENGLGEYLFDRLSLEDSS, from the exons ATGGTGAAG GTATCGTACTTTGACCGGGATGATGTtgccctgcaccatttctcccagttCTTCAAAGCTCAGTCCCAGGAGAAGCAGGAACATGCAGAGAAGCTGCTGAAATTCCAGAATCAGCGTGGAGGCAGAGTTCTCCTCCAGGATGTGAAG AAGCCAGAGAGGGATGAGTGGGGTAACGGTCTGCAGGCAATGCAGGTTGCCCTGGATCTGGAGAAGAATGTGAACCAGAGTTTGCTGGATCTACACCAACTCGCCGctgcccagactgaccctcat ctgtgtgacttcctggagacccactatttggatgaggaggttgagatcaTCAAGCGACTTGGGGACTACATCACCAACCTGAAGCGTCTGGGAGCTCCTGAGAATGGGctgggagagtacctgtttgacaggctctCGCTGGAGGACAGCAGTTAG